The Emys orbicularis isolate rEmyOrb1 chromosome 14, rEmyOrb1.hap1, whole genome shotgun sequence genome includes a region encoding these proteins:
- the C14H19orf12 gene encoding protein C19orf12 homolog isoform X1 encodes MPLDVNDVIHLLCRISEERKMKAAVKHSGQGALVAGATAFLGGLMGGPPGIAIGGAVGGLFGAWMTAGQFKPIPQIILELPPAEQQKLYDDAFAIIRNLDWTDAAQLTALVMGNAALQQKLAAVLINYLSHELRAEIRWKVGLKVTQQVGERTEI; translated from the exons ATGCCGCTCGACGTTAATGATGTGATACACCTATTGTGCCGTATCTCTGAGGAGAGGAAGATGAAGGCTGCTGTCAAGCATTCTGGACAAGGAGCGCTAGTAGCGGGTGCAACAGCATTTCTCGGGGGCTTAATGGGGGGTCCACCTGGAATAGCCATAG GGGGTGCAGTTGGTGGTTTATTTGGTGCTTGGATGACTGCTGGACAGTTTAAGCCAATCCCTCAGATTATACTGGAACTACCTCCTGCTGAGCAACAGAAGCTCTATGATGATGCCTTTGCTATTATCCGGAACTTAGACTGGACTGATGCTGCACAGTTGACTGCACTTGTAATGGGCAATGCCGccctccaacagaagttggcagCAGTGTTAATAAATTATCTTTCACATGAGCTAAGAGCAGAAATACG gtggaaaGTAGGTCtcaaagttacacagcaagttGGTGAAAGAACTGAGAtttga
- the C14H19orf12 gene encoding protein C19orf12 homolog isoform X3 — protein MPLDVNDVIHLLCRISEERKMKAAVKHSGQGALVAGATAFLGGLMGGPPGIAIGGAVGGLFGAWMTAGQFKPIPQIILELPPAEQQKLYDDAFAIIRNLDWTDAAQLTALVMGNAALQQKLAAVLINYLSHELRAEIRYGD, from the exons ATGCCGCTCGACGTTAATGATGTGATACACCTATTGTGCCGTATCTCTGAGGAGAGGAAGATGAAGGCTGCTGTCAAGCATTCTGGACAAGGAGCGCTAGTAGCGGGTGCAACAGCATTTCTCGGGGGCTTAATGGGGGGTCCACCTGGAATAGCCATAG GGGGTGCAGTTGGTGGTTTATTTGGTGCTTGGATGACTGCTGGACAGTTTAAGCCAATCCCTCAGATTATACTGGAACTACCTCCTGCTGAGCAACAGAAGCTCTATGATGATGCCTTTGCTATTATCCGGAACTTAGACTGGACTGATGCTGCACAGTTGACTGCACTTGTAATGGGCAATGCCGccctccaacagaagttggcagCAGTGTTAATAAATTATCTTTCACATGAGCTAAGAGCAGAAATACGGTATGGAGATTAA
- the C14H19orf12 gene encoding protein C19orf12 homolog isoform X2: MPLDVNDVIHLLCRISEERKMKAAVKHSGQGALVAGATAFLGGLMGGPPGIAIGGAVGGLFGAWMTAGQFKPIPQIILELPPAEQQKLYDDAFAIIRNLDWTDAAQLTALVMGNAALQQKLAAVLINYLSHELRAEIRDLSLHILGLIKGDSIA; the protein is encoded by the exons ATGCCGCTCGACGTTAATGATGTGATACACCTATTGTGCCGTATCTCTGAGGAGAGGAAGATGAAGGCTGCTGTCAAGCATTCTGGACAAGGAGCGCTAGTAGCGGGTGCAACAGCATTTCTCGGGGGCTTAATGGGGGGTCCACCTGGAATAGCCATAG GGGGTGCAGTTGGTGGTTTATTTGGTGCTTGGATGACTGCTGGACAGTTTAAGCCAATCCCTCAGATTATACTGGAACTACCTCCTGCTGAGCAACAGAAGCTCTATGATGATGCCTTTGCTATTATCCGGAACTTAGACTGGACTGATGCTGCACAGTTGACTGCACTTGTAATGGGCAATGCCGccctccaacagaagttggcagCAGTGTTAATAAATTATCTTTCACATGAGCTAAGAGCAGAAATACG GGATCTCTCTCTTCACATTTTGGGCCTCATCAAAGGAGACAGCATTGCTTAG